One window of Vicia villosa cultivar HV-30 ecotype Madison, WI unplaced genomic scaffold, Vvil1.0 ctg.004150F_1_1, whole genome shotgun sequence genomic DNA carries:
- the LOC131641828 gene encoding uncharacterized protein LOC131641828, whose amino-acid sequence MAGNNNNVNVRNPDPFHLDNLIQGSAPKGTNRHRREGQQHTADGQGRSRHETSQPNRRQQPQNVEQVQNGGNEQPQPQNGPEQAQNLNETDARDGQVASLFTHTSERRRVQYEDEQEQVDIPEEADSTTVLLLKELQKTNRLIRLQGDRIDELERKRRYRSPPRRYYRSRSYSSSRSPPGRYHRRSPSSSRSPPKRYHRQRSYSCSLPQKSRNNQRPEDTEIGSLSLERDSRGPSKAVLKPRERSPPRDNRKNPGKTQGKPRRNRHSTSPGPSDEEDFRSPLSESIRRARLPRGMEKPPTLDLYDGTTNSDDHIRSTEAVMDYHVVRGSIKCRIFPTTLRKGAMTWYRNLPPNSIHSWTELKELFLSHFTASRRQPKSEANLEAVIQGTNEPLRKIPRQVQQRDRSSTDDRLHEEIPPRARTPPRKRFQKGYKNREGAHHERPPPQGPSLHRFRRRRSSCDKGFKGQRCCP is encoded by the coding sequence atggctggcaacaacaacaacgtcaACGTCCGAAACCCTGATCCCTTCCATCTGGACAATCTCATCCAAGGTTCCGCCCCCAAGGGGACGAATCGACATCGGCGGGAGGGACAACAGCATACCGCTGACGGGCAAGGGAGATCGAGGCATGAGACCTCGCAACCTAACAGAAGACAACAACCTCAGAACGTCGAGCAAGTTCAAAACGGTGGGAACGAGCAGCCTCAACCCCAGAACGGACCGGAGCAAGCTCAAAACCTGAACGAAACTGACGCCAGAGACGGGCAGGTCGCCTCCTTATTCACCCATACCTCTGAGAGGCGGAGAGTTCAATACgaagatgaacaagaacaagtAGATATCCCCGAGGAAGCCGACTCCACAACCGTCCTCTTGCTCAAAGAACTACAGAagaccaaccgcctcatccgGCTTCAAGGTGACCGCATTGAcgagctggaaaggaagcgacgataTCGTTCCCCCCCGCGGAGATACTATCGGTCGCGTTCCTATTCTTCCTCGCGCTCACCGCCGGGGAGGTATCATCGGCGTTCCCCGTCCTCTTCACGCTCCCCACCTAAAAGGTATCATCGTCAGAGATCATATTCTTGCTCTCTACCACAAAAGAGCAGAAACAATCAGAGACCTGAAGACACAGAAATTGGGAGCCTCTCTCTCGAGCGAGATTCCCGGGGCCCCTCCAAGGCTGTGCTAAAACCCCGCGAGCGTTCCCCTCCCCGGGACAACCGCAAGAACCCAGGCAAAACACAGGGAAAACCCCGGCGAAACAGACACTCGACCTCTCCAGGTCCAAGTGACGAGGAagacttccgcagccccttgtccgaaAGCATCCGAAGAGCTCGTCTTCCACGGGGAATGGAAAAACCACCAACCTTGGACCTATACGACGGAACTACCAATtccgacgaccatattcggagcacCGAAGCCGTCATGGATTATCACGTCGTCCGAGGGTCCATCAAGtgccgcatctttccgaccacaCTCAGGAAAGGGGCGATGACATGGTACAGGAATCTTCCtcccaactccatccactcctggaccgagctcaaggAACTCTTTTTGAGCCATTTCACAGCCTCCCGTCGGCAACCAAAGTCAGAAGCGAACCTCGAGGCTGTGATCCAAGGAACCAACGAACCTCTCCGAAAaatacctcgacaggttcaacaaagagaCCGTTCAAGTACAGACGAccgactacatgaagagatacctccTAGAGCGAGGACTCCTCCCCGAAAGCGATTTCAAAAAGGCTATAAAAATCGAGAAGGTGCACaccatgaacgccctcctccACAAGGCCCAAGCCTTCATCGCTTTCGAAGAAGGCGAAGCAGCTGCGATAAAGGTTTCAAGGGGCAACGATGCTGCCCGTAG